From Candidatus Cloacimonadota bacterium, the proteins below share one genomic window:
- the rlmN gene encoding 23S rRNA (adenine(2503)-C(2))-methyltransferase RlmN, producing the protein MKPHIFELLPRELENYFLSKKEKKYRAKQTCDWIYKKQEIDFHKMSTISADLKDRLINDFDCYLPKIIKKNIAQDGTSKYLLELRDSNKIEMVLIPFKEKNTLCVSTQVGCKWDCSFCATGKMGFIRNLEVHEIISQIFLAKKELADKKLTNIVFMGMGEPLDNFENLIKSIKILQLDDCFQFSPRRMTVSTCGLIPEIRKLADIGLKVKLAISLNSAIQSKREELMPVSKVYPLTELKEALLDFRKKSNYRITFEYIMIKDFNMGKEDIKALIKFLGDISCKLNLIAWNEVEDLPFQTPSQIEIDRFSQSLSVLQSAVTFRKSRGLEIGAACGQLVTQTSGL; encoded by the coding sequence ATGAAACCGCATATCTTTGAATTACTTCCACGAGAATTAGAGAATTATTTTCTTTCCAAAAAGGAAAAAAAGTATAGAGCGAAACAAACTTGTGATTGGATATATAAAAAACAGGAAATTGATTTTCATAAAATGAGCACGATTTCTGCTGACCTAAAGGACAGATTAATTAACGATTTTGATTGTTACCTTCCGAAAATCATTAAGAAAAATATTGCTCAAGATGGAACAAGCAAATATCTGCTCGAACTTCGAGATTCAAATAAAATAGAGATGGTGCTGATCCCATTCAAAGAAAAAAATACACTTTGTGTTTCAACCCAGGTTGGATGCAAATGGGATTGCAGTTTTTGCGCAACCGGTAAAATGGGATTTATTAGAAATCTGGAAGTTCATGAAATTATTTCTCAAATATTTTTAGCAAAAAAGGAATTAGCTGATAAAAAGCTGACAAATATCGTGTTCATGGGAATGGGAGAACCACTCGATAATTTCGAAAATTTGATCAAATCGATCAAAATCCTGCAACTTGATGATTGCTTCCAATTTAGTCCGAGAAGGATGACGGTTTCTACTTGCGGTTTGATTCCTGAAATCAGAAAACTTGCTGATATTGGTTTGAAAGTGAAACTGGCAATATCTCTGAATTCTGCGATTCAAAGTAAACGGGAAGAATTGATGCCGGTCAGCAAAGTCTATCCGCTAACAGAATTAAAAGAAGCATTGCTTGATTTTAGAAAAAAATCTAACTATCGCATCACTTTTGAATATATCATGATCAAAGATTTTAATATGGGTAAAGAAGACATTAAAGCTTTAATCAAATTTCTGGGAGATATTTCCTGCAAATTAAATTTAATTGCCTGGAATGAAGTTGAGGATTTACCTTTTCAAACTCCATCTCAAATAGAGATAGATAGATTCTCTCAATCTTTGAGTGTTTTACAATCAGCTGTAACTTTTCGTAAAAGCAGAGGTTTGGAGATTGGTGCTGCCTGCGGACAATTAGTAACACAAACCTCCGGTTTGTAA
- a CDS encoding Tpl protein, with product MQEFIEVVFRSKRIGYFYNPKNLELAPDTDVVVKVERGEDIGKVINCSIFSEELENKFNKNEIGKVFRIATEEDYKQLDRVYKKEKEVTEKFQKLMDKYPFEMKHQDTYYQLDGNKLTFFFSADGRVDFRDFVRELATEFKTRIELHQTTGREDAKRYGGLGICGRPFCCVSWLKKFNQVSIQMAKDQNLLSNLSKISGSCGRLLCCLQYEEDFYLERATQFPKINSRIILNGETRIVLKNDYYNNKIYLSSEDKQTTIISLAEYKSLKKVKKGS from the coding sequence ATGCAGGAATTCATAGAAGTAGTTTTTCGATCAAAAAGAATAGGTTATTTTTATAATCCGAAAAATCTGGAACTTGCACCTGATACGGATGTTGTGGTGAAGGTTGAAAGAGGTGAGGATATAGGAAAAGTTATAAATTGTTCGATCTTCAGCGAAGAACTGGAAAATAAATTTAATAAAAATGAGATCGGAAAAGTTTTCAGAATAGCTACGGAAGAAGATTATAAACAATTAGACAGAGTTTATAAAAAGGAAAAGGAAGTAACCGAGAAATTTCAGAAACTGATGGACAAGTATCCTTTTGAAATGAAACATCAGGATACATATTACCAGTTGGATGGGAATAAACTGACTTTCTTCTTTTCAGCAGACGGAAGAGTAGATTTTAGAGATTTTGTACGGGAACTGGCAACAGAATTCAAAACGAGAATTGAACTGCATCAGACTACTGGCAGGGAAGATGCAAAAAGGTATGGCGGACTCGGGATTTGCGGAAGACCATTTTGTTGTGTGTCCTGGTTAAAAAAATTCAACCAGGTTTCTATCCAGATGGCAAAAGACCAGAATTTGTTAAGCAATCTTTCAAAAATATCCGGCTCTTGCGGAAGGCTCTTGTGTTGTCTCCAATATGAAGAAGATTTTTATCTTGAAAGAGCAACTCAATTTCCTAAGATCAATAGCAGGATAATTCTTAATGGTGAGACCAGAATAGTTTTAAAAAATGACTATTATAACAACAAAATTTACCTTTCATCGGAAGATAAACAAACGACTATTATTTCTCTTGCTGAATATAAATCTTTAAAAAAAGTAAAAAAAGGTTCGTAG